The DNA region CAAGATACAATATTTTGGAAACATTTTTTCCACTACGCACTTCCCCACCTCAAAATCCAAATGATCATATTATGTATGTTGGGTGAATTTCAAATCCGTAACACTTTGCTCAAGTTTATTTGAAACTGAGATGCCAAATATCACTCACATCCCTGTAGTGAACAACTCATTCAACAACTAAAGTTTAGACTTGACCAAATCATTTTGTGAAAAGGATGCAAGAGTTCACCAAATTTAACGATattgaaagagaatcaaataaataaaagtcaAAGGCGGGGTACCATCCATAAATATAGATTTAGCCGGAGACACATGTTTTAgttcattttagtttttattcGACAATGTATTGTATGAAATCTTGTATTAATATTAATGATGTCTAATatattcattttcaaattcaaatatttcaatacatgtttaagttttaaaaaaaattacattttaataTAGTTATGCTTCTGTCTATCTGAGTGGTTTCAGAAATACATCCCCAGAATAACAGAATAGGATGGTACcaaagatgcatcttcgaagttATCGTCTGGTACAAGATAGAATTTCTAGGGTCCTTATTTGTCTAGAACTACTATAAGTATAGGGCTCTTGTCTCGAGTTACTTACCAAAACACATTACACCATAATGAACATCAATTGACATGTCGCAAATGTCTACATTAACGACGTGAAACTCCAATTGAATTTAAGATTAATGAGTACACCCCTATTACAGATCTGAAATATATACGGCATAATTTCTTAACGTACTCCGACAATTAAAAACTTGTGAAGCTCAAGTACCGTTCACCGTCAATTGGCAACAAAGGAAAGATTGAGTTCAACCATTTTTAGCTGAAGATGGGTGCAGATTTAAGGACTGTGTGGAATACTTTTTCCGTTAAACAAAAGTATTCTatagtattttgtttttcttgagGAACATGACAAACTTAACCGTTAACATGAACTTTATCTAAAGCTTATCCTATATATGATccccaaaaaataaaattaaaacacacTGTTTTctttccttcataaaaacaaaataacacATTCTCAACCTCCATATATATCTTACAACAAAACACAAGCcgaaaacatgaaaaaaaattaaataaaaaaattgctgAGAATATATATAGCTTAGCTGATTTTGTACAAGTAGAAACTTCCCAAACTTTTCCTCAACCAACTTCTACTATCCACACCCCACCACCACCAACATTCACCTTAATCAATTAACCTCAGGAATACTTTGCAACACAGGCTTCCATGTCCTATGATGAACATCATGGCTAACATGATCTCTTGCATTTAACAAGCCAACCAAAACCTGTTCAGCTGAAGCATGTCCTGTTCCTCCACCACCTTGGTTCTTTTTCTCTCCCAACAACACTGCAAGCTCTTTCTTTGATATCTTAATCTTCACTTTTCCATTAGCATCAGAAGAAGCTCTTAATGCACCTAAAAGGTTGTGTGTCTCTTTGTTGTCTAAACTCATTCCATGAACTTCGTCAAACACCTTGCTTGAATTCATCCTAGAGTTATTATGTTTTGATGAAAATGAACCCCAATCGTCTCCCGCCCATTCCATCGTCGACACCGCGCAACAATTTcccatatatatatttacttttccaCGTCCAACAATATCTTCTAGCTATTTTACAGAACAACTCAACCTAAAATCTTCAAAGAAAACGGATAGGTCTAGAACCAGACATCGGATACGACACAGACACTGAAACtttttttatgtgaaagatgaagatACATATGATAATATGTTGAAGTTTTGTGTAAAATGAATGACAAGAGAGATTTATGAGGGTGATAAGTTTTGATATTTATAAGGTTGATGTAATGTAAGATATATATAATTAGGTGATATAGAAAATTGACTTTAGAATATTTTTGAATTAACAATTGGATTAAATAGTAACCCATGTGGCAGCTAGATCTGGTCACATGCATATGTGTATAATGATTATTGGTTTAATTTCATTGaccaaatattaatttatatgaatttaattaattaggttattagATATACATGACGTGTAGGACCCATGATGAACAAAAGTACATGATTTGGtctctttctcttttttgttGGTGTGTGAAATGAGAAGGAATAGCATCTTTGTAAATGCCAAGCACAAGTGAGTGTGAACAAGAATTTGTGATTGGAATCTTAGACTTAATCAGGATATATTTTGATTATGTTAGTTTGCTAATTAATT from Vicia villosa cultivar HV-30 ecotype Madison, WI unplaced genomic scaffold, Vvil1.0 ctg.000758F_1_1, whole genome shotgun sequence includes:
- the LOC131630992 gene encoding uncharacterized protein LOC131630992; its protein translation is MGNCCAVSTMEWAGDDWGSFSSKHNNSRMNSSKVFDEVHGMSLDNKETHNLLGALRASSDANGKVKIKISKKELAVLLGEKKNQGGGGTGHASAEQVLVGLLNARDHVSHDVHHRTWKPVLQSIPEVN